AACCACTTTGGATACGACGGCAAAATCTTCAACGGTTTCTCCGCAAAGGAACATCTGGGTAGTCGTGCCTGGCGCAAGTCCGGCGCCGACAAGCATCCGCCTGTCGTCGCACGCGGCATTATGCTGGATGTGGCTGCGCTCCTCGGTGTCGATGTGCTGCCGCCGAGTTATGGCATCGGCGAAGCGGATCTGCGCGGCTGCCTGAAGCATCAGGACGTTGAGCTACGCCCCGGTGATGTGGTGCTGATTCGCACTGGACGCATGCGGCTGTGGCCCGATCGCGACGCCTACCTTCCAAATCCTCCTGGTCTCAATCGCGAGGGCGCGGAGTTCTTGGCCAAGGCCGGCGCCATCATCATCGGAGCGGACAACCACTGCCTCGAGCAGGCTCCTTCGGCCGATCCAGAAAACTGGCAGGTGGTGCACACCTACCTGCTGGCGGAAGCCGGAGTGCCAATCTTGGAGATCGCTAACTTGGAGGATCTCGCCGATGACAAAGTTTACGAATTCGCTTTTTTTGGCGCCTGTATCCGATTTCGCGGGGCGACTGGTTCGCCGATGCGGCCCATCGCCATGCCGTTGCGCTGATCGGTTGCCTTTGCGCACGAGGCTGTACGGACGTCTGCTCCGATCGATGCCATGCAGCGGAACGCAACGTTTTCAATACGAAAATTTCGAGGTAGCGGCGTGAGCACGCGGGTTCATTTGGTGACAGGCGCAGGCGGACTGGTAGGGCGGGCGGTAACGGACCAACTGCGCGCCCGTGGGGATCGCGTTATCGGCATTGATCGGATGGCGTCTGGCGAGGGCGACGGGCGCATTATCGATTGCGACCTGCGCGACACGCATCGCCTACACCAGTTGGCGTATGCCCACGATCTGGACACGATCATCCATTGTGGGGCTCATTCCGGTCCCATGGTGGCGCGGGACAATCCGTATGATCTGGTTTCTGTCAATGTGATTGGCACCGCCAACGTGCTGGAAATTGCCCGCGTCCGCCGGCTGCGTCGCTTCGTCAACTGCTCCTCGGTTAGCGTCTATGGAGCAACGGTGGCCGGGCCTGTCGTGGAGAACGTGCCGCTTCATCCGTCCACGGTCTATGGCGCGACCAAGCTCGCTGCCGAATATCTGGTGACCGCCTATGCGAAAGAGCATCGGCTGGCCGCTGTGTCGTTGCGGCTTTCGTGGGTATACGGGCCGAACAGGACGACAAACTGCCTGCTGCGTCGCATGGTAGACGATGCGATTGAAGGAAAGCCTACCCGGGTCGATTGGGGTGCGGGGTTCCATCGTCAATATATCCATGCGGACGATGCGGCGGCGGCGTTGATCGCGGCGGTCGACGCCGCAAGCATCGACCAGCACGCTTACAATATCACCGGTGACACCTATCAGACGCTCACCGAAACGGCGGAACTGGTACGGCGCGTTTTGCCGCAAGCTGA
This DNA window, taken from Hoeflea algicola, encodes the following:
- a CDS encoding NAD-dependent epimerase/dehydratase family protein: MSTRVHLVTGAGGLVGRAVTDQLRARGDRVIGIDRMASGEGDGRIIDCDLRDTHRLHQLAYAHDLDTIIHCGAHSGPMVARDNPYDLVSVNVIGTANVLEIARVRRLRRFVNCSSVSVYGATVAGPVVENVPLHPSTVYGATKLAAEYLVTAYAKEHRLAAVSLRLSWVYGPNRTTNCLLRRMVDDAIEGKPTRVDWGAGFHRQYIHADDAAAALIAAVDAASIDQHAYNITGDTYQTLTETAELVRRVLPQADIRFGEGNDPGDDVQHRFDITAARRDLDYVPAISLEEGIRRFAETIKEQR
- a CDS encoding cyclase family protein, whose translation is MKSRIAAHGAAFRKATASPFGSDDEVGMLNLMDAASRQAIMDRADPTKVYDLSVDNFVGMPGWFGAEDQPYQIWMTHTPEGEKIDDIMRVGKEANDLVSYSGDSISMYTHTGTHIDALNHFGYDGKIFNGFSAKEHLGSRAWRKSGADKHPPVVARGIMLDVAALLGVDVLPPSYGIGEADLRGCLKHQDVELRPGDVVLIRTGRMRLWPDRDAYLPNPPGLNREGAEFLAKAGAIIIGADNHCLEQAPSADPENWQVVHTYLLAEAGVPILEIANLEDLADDKVYEFAFFGACIRFRGATGSPMRPIAMPLR